In Chitinophaga oryzae, the sequence CGTAGGTGTCCATGTAGGTAGGACTATCCGGTTCCAGTTCCAGGGACCGTTTAGACATTTCCGCGGCATGGTCCAGGTTTTCGCCGCGCAGTGACAGGTAATAACTGTAGTTGTTGAGTACCAGCGGATCGTCGGGCCGCAGCTGGAGCGCTTTTTCATAACTGCTGTCAGACTGCGGATGTTGTCCGGTAGCGTGATAAGCGTCTCCCAATAACGACTGTACGTCGGCCATAAATTTCTTTTCCCCGTTGCCTGTCTCCAGCGCTTTGGTCAGTGCGCCGATGGCAGCGGGATATTGTTGTAACAGGAAGCTGGCCACTCCTTTGAAGTAGTAGCCCATAAATTCCTGGGGGAATTTTTCTGTTACGGTGTTGCTGAGTGCCAGCAGCGCGTTGGGTTCTTCTTTACGGGAATAGATCCACATCAGCTGGTACCATACGGAGAAGCGGCTGGAGTCGAGGCTCAGCGCCCGGGTATAATTTTGCTGGGCGCTGTCCAGCATATCCGCCTGCGAGTACATGTCTCCTCTCAGGGCATATGCTTTGGCGTCTTTCGGATGCGCTTTTACGATCAGGGAAGTCAGCTCCAGGCCTTCTTCCACTTTCGTGGAATCCAGCTGCATCATCTGCAGATAAGGATACACGTAAGCCACTTTCTCATCGATGCTGTAGGAAGGATTGGCAAAGGCGCGGGTCAGGAAAGCCCAGTAGCCGGGCTTATCATTGTTCTTACGGGCGTAGGAAGCGAGGCCCAGCAACGCTCGGGCATTGTCAGGGTCTTTGCGCAGCACCTCCTGGTAGATGGCGGTGGCTTCCGTACCACGGTCATTGGCATCATACACTTCCGCCAGCAGGAAATAATAGCGCAGTTCCTGCGGATTGTTATCAATGAGTTTACGGATTTCGGCGGCTGCCGCATCCACCTGGCTCATTTTGAGTAACAGCCGTTGTTTTTGGTAAATGACTTCCTCCACCACCCCTGTTTTTTTCTCCAGCTGGCTGAATACAGCCAGGGCAGACGCCGGTTTGTTGGCTTTGGTGAGGAACATGGCTTTGTTGTACAGGTAGTCCTCATTTTCGGGGTAACGGACAGACAGTTTATCAAAGACAGCGGCAGCGCTGTCAAATTGTTCATTCACCGCAAAGGCATCCGCGAGGGTGATCTGAAACCAGTGGTTGTCCGGGTCCATAGCCGCCGCCCTGCGGGCGAAGCCGAGGGAGTAGCCGGGATTCTGGACTTCCATAAACAAACGGGCCAGTTCATAATAGACGGTGGGGTTATTCTTGTTTAACCGCAGGTAGTCGGAGTACTGGGTGATCGCCGTACGGAAATCCCCCAGCATTTTGGAGCGCTGGGCAGCAAAGAAAAGGCTGTCAGCCCGCTGCTCCAGCACAGCAGGGTCTTTGATCACGGCCTGATGGCGCAGCGTCTTTTTAGGCCCGCTGCACGCGCCTGTGATTAATATGCCGGCAATACCTATAACGGTTAAGAATACACGCATCTATCAGGATTTACCGGTATGACCGAAGCCTCCTTCACCGCGAACGGTTTCGTTCAGCACTTCCACGGGCTGCATTACGGCCTGTACGTAGGGAGCGATGATCATCTGGGCTATCCGGTCTCCGGGTTGTATCGTTTGTGGTTCGTTGGACAGGTTGATCATAATTACTTTGATCTCTCCCCTGTAATCAGCGTCGATGGTGCCAGGTGAATTGGGTATGGACAGGCCTTGTTTAAAAGCCAGGCCGCTGCGCGGACGGATCTGCGCCTCGTAACCGACAGGCAGTTCCATAAACAGGCCGGTAGGTACCAATACCCTTTCCAATGGCTGGAGCGTTAACGCTGTCTCCAGGTGTGCGCGCAGGTCCATACCCGCCGCTTGGTCCGTTGCATAAGACGGCAGTTCATTATCCGACTTATTGATGATTTTCACAATTATATCAGCCATTGAGCAAAGATACTTTTAAAAATTACGAATTACGAATTACGAATTACGAATCACAAACGGGGCTATTACTCAATAACTACTGCCTGAAAATGACGTCATCATTCGTAATTCGTAATTCGTAATTTATTGAGCGATTTTCTCCAATAATACGACGGCGTGTGCGGTAACGCCTTCCTCACGTCCGACGAAGCCCAGCTTTTCCGTTGTGGTGGCCTTTACAGATACGTCTTCCACTCCTACACGCAGTATTTCCGCAATGACAGCCTGCATCTGAGGTACATAAGACTTGATTTTAGGGGCCTGCAGGCACAGGGTGCTGTCCACATTCACCACACCATAACCTTTTTCGCCGATCAGCTGCGCACAGCGGGCCAGCAGTATCTTACTGTCGATATTCTTATAGGTATTGTCCGTATCCGGGAAATGCACGCCGATATCACCCAGCGACAGAGCGCCCAGCATGGCATCGCAGATAGCGTGCAACAGCACGTCTGCATCACTGTGCCCCAAAGCGCCTTTGTGGTGCGGCACCTTCACACCGCCCAGCCAGAAATCCCGGCCTTCCACCAGCTGATGAAAATCTACTCCCAGACCAATACGTATACTACTCATAGCTTATATTTTAGAATATTTATGCCAATGCGCAAGGTAAGGCTTTAAATATAAAAATCCCCCCGTTAAAAAACGGAGGGACCGGTTAATATTTTGGAATTTTGTTATTTAGAAATTTGATGGTGATGATCACCAGCCCGTTCTGCTTTCTTCATCGCGGCCACCCAGGTCAAACGTAAGGGTAAAGCGCAGCGTATTGGACAGCGGGTTACGTTGTATACCGGAGCCGGAGGGCACGAGGTAAGAAAAATTCAGACCGAAAATATCGTATTTGATGCCTATACCGGCCGTTACATACTTACGGTTGCCTTTGTATTTGTTTTCATTGAAATATCCCGCCCTTACTGCAAACATATTGTTGTACCAGTATTCTGCGCCTACGGAGAACATCACCTCCCGTAACTCCTCCTTCAAGCCGCCCGGTGCATCCCCAAAAGAGCTGAACATGCCCTGCAGTACGCCTTTTTCTTTGTATTCGCCGGTAGAATCCGGGGTAGGCACCAGCAACTTATTGACATCGAGCGCAAAAGTCAGCTGATTGGCTTCATCCAGCGCGAACGTATAGGCAGCGCCGAGGCCCAGGTTAGTAGGCAGGAAGTCCTTGTTCTGTGCGGAACTGGTATAAGAGATTTTAGTACCGATATTGGAAATGGACCCACCGAGGCTTAAACGGTTGGTGAGCCCGTCGTCTTTTTCAAACTCTTTGGTATAGAAGGCCGAAAGATCTGCTGCGAAAGCTTTCGCAGGACGGATCATGGCGCTTCCGTTGGACTGCCCGCCGGCCAGGTTGGAGTAGATATAACGGGCGGTTAATCCCATAGAGAAGTTATCGGACAATTTACGGGCATAACCGGCGTCGAGTGCGAACTCCCGCGGACGGAAATCCCCGAGGTCCTGGTTGGTGACATCCCTGAAATTGATGGTCCCTAATGAAAAATAACGCAGGGATGCTGAGATAGCCTGGTATTCGTCCAGCTTCGTGTATCCGCTGACTGTCGCCAGAAATACGTCGTTCACCAGTTCCTTCAGCCAGGGAGTGTAAGTAACAGCCACGCCTGCCTTTGCGTCAGCAAAAGGCAGCTTGGACAGGTTCCAGTAGATGGAAGAGGCGTCCGGCGCAATCGCCAGTCCCACATCACCCATAGCACCGCTTCTGGCGTCAGGCGTTATACGGAGAAAAGGCACCGCAGTATTGATTGTATTGGTACGGCCATCAATCTGGTCTGTGTTAATCTGTGCTGAGGTCTCAAAACTGCTGAAAGTACCGTATATGAACACAAGGCTCAAAGCTACCTTTCGGATCATGCAATGTTCGTATTTTGATAGGGTGTAAAAATAAACTTATTTATTAATATTAAAACGAAAAGGGGTTGATAAAGGGGATCATGTCAAATCTGCTCTCCCATACATAGGTTATAACAATACCATTTTTCCACCCAAAGCCCTGTTTTGACCATTACTGCCTATAATCAGCCGGTAGATATAAATGCCGGCGGGTAACCTTGCTCCTGAATCACCTCTGCCGTCCCAGGGGATTCCATCAAAACGGCTTGTTCCGGAAATTATTGTGCTACGCATTTTCTTTACCAATTTTCCATCCGTGGTAAATACCTGTAAATCCACCTGTAACTGTTGCCCCTGCTGGTTATGCAAAAAAGAGAACCTTGTTACGTCGTGAAAAGGATTGGGATAATTAACAACCTCCTCTACTGCTATTGATCCCGGTG encodes:
- the porV gene encoding type IX secretion system outer membrane channel protein PorV, whose protein sequence is MIRKVALSLVFIYGTFSSFETSAQINTDQIDGRTNTINTAVPFLRITPDARSGAMGDVGLAIAPDASSIYWNLSKLPFADAKAGVAVTYTPWLKELVNDVFLATVSGYTKLDEYQAISASLRYFSLGTINFRDVTNQDLGDFRPREFALDAGYARKLSDNFSMGLTARYIYSNLAGGQSNGSAMIRPAKAFAADLSAFYTKEFEKDDGLTNRLSLGGSISNIGTKISYTSSAQNKDFLPTNLGLGAAYTFALDEANQLTFALDVNKLLVPTPDSTGEYKEKGVLQGMFSSFGDAPGGLKEELREVMFSVGAEYWYNNMFAVRAGYFNENKYKGNRKYVTAGIGIKYDIFGLNFSYLVPSGSGIQRNPLSNTLRFTLTFDLGGRDEESRTGW
- the ispF gene encoding 2-C-methyl-D-erythritol 2,4-cyclodiphosphate synthase; amino-acid sequence: MSSIRIGLGVDFHQLVEGRDFWLGGVKVPHHKGALGHSDADVLLHAICDAMLGALSLGDIGVHFPDTDNTYKNIDSKILLARCAQLIGEKGYGVVNVDSTLCLQAPKIKSYVPQMQAVIAEILRVGVEDVSVKATTTEKLGFVGREEGVTAHAVVLLEKIAQ
- a CDS encoding tetratricopeptide repeat protein, translating into MRVFLTVIGIAGILITGACSGPKKTLRHQAVIKDPAVLEQRADSLFFAAQRSKMLGDFRTAITQYSDYLRLNKNNPTVYYELARLFMEVQNPGYSLGFARRAAAMDPDNHWFQITLADAFAVNEQFDSAAAVFDKLSVRYPENEDYLYNKAMFLTKANKPASALAVFSQLEKKTGVVEEVIYQKQRLLLKMSQVDAAAAEIRKLIDNNPQELRYYFLLAEVYDANDRGTEATAIYQEVLRKDPDNARALLGLASYARKNNDKPGYWAFLTRAFANPSYSIDEKVAYVYPYLQMMQLDSTKVEEGLELTSLIVKAHPKDAKAYALRGDMYSQADMLDSAQQNYTRALSLDSSRFSVWYQLMWIYSRKEEPNALLALSNTVTEKFPQEFMGYYFKGVASFLLQQYPAAIGALTKALETGNGEKKFMADVQSLLGDAYHATGQHPQSDSSYEKALQLRPDDPLVLNNYSYYLSLRGENLDHAAEMSKRSLELEPDSPTYMDTYAWILFRQDKFEDARHWIEKALQFPEAQQNPNVLEHYGDILFNLKDVTKAVEYWQKAKDKGATSVGLVRKIAEKKYIQ
- the dut gene encoding dUTP diphosphatase; this translates as MADIIVKIINKSDNELPSYATDQAAGMDLRAHLETALTLQPLERVLVPTGLFMELPVGYEAQIRPRSGLAFKQGLSIPNSPGTIDADYRGEIKVIMINLSNEPQTIQPGDRIAQMIIAPYVQAVMQPVEVLNETVRGEGGFGHTGKS